The genomic DNA atgaagatgaaaccaggagatgtccttactgaatcatcagagctgaacaggtgatggagaaacaggtttaccttttaggtgacatgaatgattTGAAgcgaagttatgaactgtttctgagagacaaataacaccaggatccttttctaagtagctgacagctggtaactgtgcaggggcgggtctagcaaagtgttgccagggggccaggtagggcattaacagggagaggggggcacaaagtacttttctttcttattctcatttaaaatatctagcttttaaaaaataattatctgaatcttacaacaaacgattgatagattgatacatatataccatgaAAActgtgtacatcactgtcacaacagcatttgttttcattcaaaggctttatgatttttcctataatggcaggccggtctctagtcaaaacgcccgggccgattttttgtcccagtccagctctgtatgcagctcatctgcagtctggtgttacctacatttTCCTATtaagaaggcagaatttccgagttctgagtacaatcgagagcaccacgactgcagttttcgtgttggatgtaaaaagcgtaCGTGACcctgtgacgtaggctagaatcatggcggcggtcaatgacggtccaggcgtgggatttctcttgtggaaatatgcacattattttttcctttctattggtaggtggcacagtgcacttgtggcaagtaagcaagctagaagactggcaatcttgctgggtatccagtaacggaagcaacacattaacaagagaattctgagtaaaaccaaagttactttccctagtaactagttactgtgaaagtaacgagtaacttgaagtaactgagttacttttgatagaagtaactagtaatgtaactaggttactaatttaaagtagcttacccaacactggtcattaatatactgcaacaacatgggaatagagtggctgtgagagaattcaacaatacaatggtacagaagtggaggaagcaagaagaatgagttgagtaaagtttaacttatctgactgttttgttttgcttaaggcgccttatggtccaaaaaatacagtaactAATTGCACTACAAGTGTCTCGAGGTAAAGATTTGTAACATTCCAGCTGCTGAaatgtacatattttttttctttccaatgCTCTTGTCAGCAAGTCTATGAGCaaaatttaataaaactgtaaaacagaacaatatcatttgtgggttttttatttaacgtctctgtgtctgttttgAACTCATTATCTCATAAATGAGTCCAAAAGATGCCTGATTATATATTAAACAGATGGAAAATACTTTATACCATATTTAGGAAATTCTTTTGTTACAGCACTTGACAGAAATATATTAATGATATTACTACTAATAATGATATGTGGAATGTGATTCTCTGCTAGGCAGATATATTGTATTATAGAGGGTTACAGCATGTAGTATCAAAGGTTTCTTGCATCGATTCTTGGTGAATTGTGTTAAATGCACTTGAGAAACCAAAGAATGTGATCCCCACTATTATAGATTGGAGTAACCTTTCAGCCGCATGTGCTCGCAGTTTTGGCCTGTGTTCGTTTTAGTTTCGCTCTTGCAGCAGGCGACAGGGAAGGGGCgtttgaaaataaatgttagaataaatgcaaacagaaaaacGCCTCTTGCTAATATAATGCTAGCCTCCTTGTATGTGTGAAGTTGAGGTTTAATTGACATATTATCCACTAATTGGCCGGTGGTTTTAACCAGGCAGGTAATACAGTGAATAATGTTAATTATTTAAAGGTAGTTAATCGCTAATAACTTTGTCCGAGGAGGTGAAAATAGCAAATGTCAgcgtttttgtgtttgtgtcgcTCAGAGTTACAAAATATATCACAGTAACCCCAGTAAAAAGAAACTGTACTTATTCCTGCTTCCTCTTCCATCTTAGTTTACGGAAGCATAGCTTCATACATTTTGCTGTCAGCATTACAAAGACAAGCACCACAGTAGTCAGCAGCGCTATTACATCCAGGCTGAAGTACTGGAACCAGTAGAGTTGATGGAGAGCCGATTTGAGATGCTTCGCCCCTTTATGCCGCATCACAAATTCTGTCCAATACACTGAAAGCTCAAGCGGGTCCGACGGCCGATCGTTATGAAGATCTGACAGCTTCTTCACGTTCTCTTTATACCTGAAAACACAGATAAATGGGCAGGTTTTTTAAAACGACAATAAGCTGAATTTAATCATATTTAAAGCTCTTTGGAGAACAAATGGTACAGTGGTTGAAGGTTTGTTagagttttttattttctgcaaaaataatCGCCaggggtgatcgtggctcaagagttgggagttcgccttgtaatcggaagattgccggttcgagccccggcttggacagtctcggtcgttgtgtccttgggcaagacacttcacccgttgcctactggtggtggtcagagggcctggtggcgccagtgtctggcagcctcgcctctgtcagtgcgccccagggtggctgtggctacaacgtagcttgccatcacctgtgtgtgtgtgtgtgtgtgtgtgtgtgtgtgtgtgtgtgtgtgtgtgtgtgtgtgtgtgtgtgtgtgtgtgtgtgaatgactggatatgtaaagccctttggggtccttagggattagtaaagcgctatataaatacaggccatttaccatttattgtGACCACCATCAAGTTTAACACGAGTCCTAAAATTAGATAATGTGACATGAACCCACTTGAAGAAATGATGGCCTTTTATTaactcaaacaaaaaaaaagtcactcaTTGCATACCTGTGAGGGGAGAAAGTACGAAAACCTGCACCCTGTTTTAGTTTAAAGCACAGGGATCTGTCCAAGTCTGATATTCAAAACACTCAGAAATACACTGAGGCACAAATAAAGGACATTTCTGAGGACATCATTAAAAGAGTATCTGATGCTCAGGCTGGAAAAAAGATTATGAGAGCCTCTCTACAAAGTCAGACTTTGTGTGTATATAGGAAACTCCCTAGGTGTGCTTGACTAGCAAAGAGTCACCGTCATGGAAATGTAGCTAGAATGATGACCCATTGTTTACTCAGagggctagtttcagtcattgttcaAATGTAcagtttataaggttggaaaaaCCTGCAAGATTTGCTTGtttgagaaaaatgttttgtagACCAAAGTGGAACATTTTGATTGAATGACAAGGATCATGTAGATCAAACATCACATTGTGAGCCGTCTGCTGACTCCCTCACCTGCTGTCATTGATGACCTCCTTCAGTCCCTTCAGAAGAGTTTCTGTATTAATGTCTAAAATGTTCAACACGATTCCTACACCTCTGCTGGCCATCCTCGCAGCGTTGTCCGGCTGGTCCCCGTTCAGGGGCACCATCAGCATGGGAACGGCGTGACACAGTCCCTCAAACACACCATGTGAGCCAGCGTGAGTGATGAATGCACGGGCTCCTGGGTGAGCTAAGACacaaaatatgcagaaataTCAGATATTTTGATATGTGACACATCGACGGGCTTCACATTTCAGGATGTgctgctgcagacacacaccTAGCAGGTCATTCTGTGGGACCCATTTCATCATCTTCACATTTTCCGGGACATTGTCAGGAACCTTTCCAGTGTATCTCCATATGACCTGTCATAGTTTTATTGTAGATTAAGATtagctgtatttatttataacacaAGATACACTGTATGCTGATATACCTTCTGTGGAATCTGTCTGAAGGCCTCCAGAAAGACAGAGGTGATTTCCTCTGGCAGATCTGACACCATGGAGCCCAGAGTAAACACTACAAACCCGTGCTCTCCAGACACCCAGGAATCCAGATcctgacaaaacacaaacttacaTAAGTACTTTGCATTTATCACTCTTACCTGATTGGTCTTACAGTCCTACGGTAAGTGGTGTCAATCAGTTTGTTCATAAATGTATTTAGAGTCTAAAACTCATAAAGTCTTACTGGAGGCAGAGGATGTTTCACATTGCAATTAATTCCACCAACCAGTACAATATTGGGCATGAGAGGACGTGGGAAATCCAGTGTGAAGTCATTCCTGTTTAAATACAGCAACAgttgtttgcttttttacaCTCACGCAGGCAGCAAATGTCAACAATACAGAGAATTTGCATGTGTTACTCCAGCATCCAGATATCAGAGTCTGAAAGCACTTCAGCCACGCCCACGTTCTCTCTGAGGAAGTCACGGGTTATTTGGTCAAAGCGCCAATACAGCAGTTTGCAAAACAGCGGCTCCACCAATGCCATCTGTGGGTCAGAGGCATTACAGGACAATAATACAGCACCAAAACTGAAGACATAAAAACTAAGACTTACTGTAATACTAATAATACTGAAACCACAAACCAACAGTGTTTTGTTGGTGACCACACACTGTCTGAAAGAAGATTACAAATAACATTCCTGGAAAAGCTGTGCTTTAAGGCTTGAATGTGCTAACTTCTTGCTGCCTCACCAAAGTGTTGATAAGTCTCTCCTTGAAGCTCATTTTATCCGTGTATCCAGTGAAAAAGCGAGGAATGTATGAGGGCGGAGATGGGCAGCCAGCAGACCTCATGTCCAAGGAACACGGGATTCCTCTCAGCAGATTGACAGTAGGGAGACCTGGAAGTAATTGAGTAATGATAGGTGAGAAAATGTGCAGGTGTACAAGCAAACAGATAACCTGAGTGCAGAGGAGCTCACCTAATTTCCGAGCTATTAATGAGCCCGTGGGAACCATGGGGTCTGTCAAGACGGCATCAAATTCCTACGAAGTGAAACAGGGAGAAGgtggaaaaacagaaaggagTCAATCTCCCACTGTGTTTCAGCACTACACTCTCTTGCATACATGGTTCACACATGGAGGATTTTACAGATTGTAGCTACAAAGCCATAAAGTGGTTAAACTGGATCCATCATGATCATTTGAATCTTGGGCAGCATTGCATGTCTCATAGTTCCGTTTTGATCCTTTACTGGACCTTTGTGCAACCCCCCAGTTCATCATCAGTCCAGCAGAAGCGTTTTTGTTAGCCCCTCCCCCTTTACGTAAACTTTTCTTCTCATTGGCTGTTGCTCATAACTAGAAGATTTGAACACCAGGTGCATGCTACACCAGCCAGAGTTGTACATTTATGTTTGGCATATCCTCTGACTTCTGACTTTATTCATTGTCAAGAGAAGAATAAACACTACCATAAACTGAGCATTCAGATGTCTACAGTTTACTTGCACATACCCTGACCTGAAATTTTAagtttaatatgagcatccaccACTGTAACTGTTCACATACAGTTATGGTAAAAATGTAAGTGCACCCTTTTTCCTGTCTTTGGTTTTACATATTAGGACATAATAAACATCATCTGGTCCTTAAGAGTTTTTAAAGGTGTTAAATAAACAATGACATGGTGTAATATGTTTTATAGTTCATGTGAAGTTGGAGTGACTTTAAGACCTGATGAAGACTGTATAGTTTTTATTGTTCTGATGTGTGAAACCGCAGTGTCGGGGCGGGCTGCGTGGCGTGGTTTTTCTATTTTCCTCCTTTTAGGTGCTTCCAGCACTTCCGGGTTATCTGCTTGGTTATCCGGGGGCTTTGACTTTGGTTTCCCATCAGATTGTCTCCATCCACACGGTGGTAATTAGGCTTCCCTTGCTGTCTAagcagcttggaaagaaagcaacggGACTTCCTCAAATTTCTTAAAGACATTTCAGCTCTCATTCAAAAGGCTTCTTCAGTTAAA from Pelmatolapia mariae isolate MD_Pm_ZW linkage group LG18, Pm_UMD_F_2, whole genome shotgun sequence includes the following:
- the LOC134616751 gene encoding UDP-glucuronosyltransferase 1A1-like, with translation MRTVGVFVFLLLNMAMEISGAADREKSSSENKLKTEEAELPHTKLASFSQFLGKLLVVPMDGSHWIGLKAIAQEMGRRGHRVTVVMPETTIRMGPGKHYDTLTYPVPYDKAYIDSVMSTHKDIMKKSSQPFMEKIKKRFKQFRAISDFLHITAEKLLFNASLISHLAQQEFDAVLTDPMVPTGSLIARKLGLPTVNLLRGIPCSLDMRSAGCPSPPSYIPRFFTGYTDKMSFKERLINTLMALVEPLFCKLLYWRFDQITRDFLRENVGVAEVLSDSDIWMLENDFTLDFPRPLMPNIVLVGGINCNVKHPLPPDLDSWVSGEHGFVVFTLGSMVSDLPEEITSVFLEAFRQIPQKVIWRYTGKVPDNVPENVKMMKWVPQNDLLAHPGARAFITHAGSHGVFEGLCHAVPMLMVPLNGDQPDNAARMASRGVGIVLNILDINTETLLKGLKEVINDSRYKENVKKLSDLHNDRPSDPLELSVYWTEFVMRHKGAKHLKSALHQLYWFQYFSLDVIALLTTVVLVFVMLTAKCMKLCFRKLRWKRKQE